From Erigeron canadensis isolate Cc75 chromosome 8, C_canadensis_v1, whole genome shotgun sequence, one genomic window encodes:
- the LOC122610824 gene encoding uncharacterized protein LOC122610824, with protein sequence MKWRATTGVVCDKRIPLKLKGKFYRVAIRPAMLYGSECWAMMKAQAARVEVAEMRMLRRRDETAPLRRAESIHVDGRRRRGRPKMRWEDRLAKDLIELGLSEDMTSDRTSWRTRIRVE encoded by the exons ATGAAGTGGAGAGCAACTACGGGAGTCGTGTGCGACAAGAGGATCCCGCTAAAGCTGAAAGGGAAGTTCTATAGAGTGGCTATTAGACCGGCTATGCTATACGGGTCAGAATGTTGGGCGATGATGAAAGCCCAAGCGGCTCGAGTAGAGGTGGCTGAGATGAGGATGTTAAG GAGAAGGGATGAAACTGCACCACTAAGGAGAGCGGAGTCTATTCACGTGGATGGCAGACGAAGAAGGGGACGACCaaagatgaggtgggaggatCGATTAGCGAAGGATCTAATTGAACTTGGCCTGTCAGAGGACATGACGTCGGATAGGACGTCatggagaactaggattagagtagaaTAG